The Streptomyces clavuligerus genome includes a region encoding these proteins:
- a CDS encoding cytochrome P450, which translates to MVNVPEGSARAVGAGRREEARGVPDGLPAPPVAPGRLPVLGHLVAMLRDPLGFMASLPAVAEVVTIYVGTRPVHVANSLDLVQSMLVTEADSFQRGLLFEKAEKVVGPGLTMVEGEAHRRQRKLVQPAFSPRRIEQYTQTMIEAAEAGVGSWRPGRRMDADRVMYDLGMDVFTRVLFRGALDGASADLVKQATSGIMAGMVAHSLYPAQWLEKVPIPLNRRFRRGDAQMTEVVDRIIHHYRQGGTADHDGAAILDALMAENERASGRPLDSVELRTEVIHLLVAGAEGPGASLAWLFHELSRHPDVERQLVEELDAVFGDGPLTVAGLAGLTFTRAVVKESLRVHAPTWLLTRRALKAVALGGHRIPAGGEVAFSLTALHRTAPQYDDPGRFDPARWLDGRTARLPRSAYMPFGTGRHRCVGDHFTLQVVLVCAVTIARRWRLVPCPGIRVRERPVALVRPSGLLMDVAAR; encoded by the coding sequence ATGGTGAACGTTCCGGAAGGCTCCGCCCGGGCGGTCGGGGCGGGGCGCCGGGAGGAGGCGCGGGGCGTTCCGGATGGTCTGCCCGCGCCGCCCGTCGCTCCGGGGCGGCTCCCGGTCCTGGGGCATCTCGTCGCCATGCTCCGTGATCCTCTCGGGTTCATGGCGTCCTTGCCGGCCGTGGCCGAGGTGGTCACCATCTATGTCGGGACGCGGCCGGTCCATGTCGCCAACTCGCTCGATCTGGTCCAGTCCATGCTGGTCACCGAGGCCGACAGCTTTCAGCGCGGACTGTTGTTCGAGAAGGCCGAGAAGGTCGTGGGTCCCGGTCTGACCATGGTCGAGGGGGAGGCGCACAGGAGGCAGCGCAAGCTGGTCCAGCCGGCGTTCAGCCCGCGCCGGATCGAGCAGTACACCCAGACGATGATCGAGGCGGCGGAGGCCGGAGTCGGCTCCTGGCGGCCGGGCCGGAGGATGGACGCGGACCGGGTGATGTACGACCTCGGCATGGACGTCTTCACCCGGGTACTGTTCCGCGGCGCGCTCGACGGCGCATCGGCGGACCTGGTGAAGCAGGCGACCTCCGGCATCATGGCCGGGATGGTCGCGCACTCGCTCTATCCGGCGCAGTGGCTGGAGAAGGTGCCGATCCCGCTCAATCGCCGGTTCCGGCGTGGCGACGCGCAGATGACCGAGGTGGTCGACCGGATCATCCACCACTACCGGCAGGGCGGCACGGCCGACCACGACGGGGCGGCGATCCTCGACGCGTTGATGGCCGAGAACGAGCGGGCGAGCGGTCGGCCCCTGGACTCCGTGGAACTGCGGACCGAGGTCATTCATCTCCTGGTCGCCGGCGCCGAAGGGCCCGGCGCGTCCCTGGCCTGGCTGTTCCACGAGCTGAGCCGGCACCCCGACGTCGAACGGCAGCTGGTGGAGGAACTCGACGCCGTCTTCGGGGACGGCCCCCTCACCGTGGCGGGGCTCGCCGGTCTCACCTTCACCCGGGCCGTGGTGAAGGAATCCCTGCGCGTCCACGCCCCGACCTGGCTGCTGACCCGCCGTGCCCTGAAGGCCGTCGCCCTCGGTGGGCACCGCATTCCGGCCGGTGGCGAGGTCGCTTTCAGCCTCACCGCGCTGCACCGCACCGCGCCGCAGTACGACGACCCCGGGCGCTTCGACCCGGCGCGCTGGCTGGACGGCCGGACGGCGCGTCTGCCGCGCAGCGCGTACATGCCCTTCGGAACCGGCAGGCACCGATGCGTGGGCGACCACTTCACCCTCCAGGTGGTCCTGGTCTGTGCCGTGACCATCGCCCGGCGGTGGCGGCTCGTGCCGTGCCCCGGAATCCGTGTCCGGGAGAGGCCGGTGGCGCTGGTGCGGCCAAGTGGTCTCCTCATGGACGTGGCGGCCCGGTAG
- a CDS encoding terpene synthase — translation MSLNHSDLMFYCPVDDLPHPAASGVNDRTLDWASGQGIPTADRDAGRLRAMAPGLLAARIAPDARGPVLDAFADHHTWLFAFDDEYCDRADGSGITEWASFLARLHRVVETGESALLPGNPYGLALRDIACRLSTYTTPAQLAEWLEALRSYFAALVWERSRRRDDDRLQSLDDYLLLRLRNGAMHTSITLLDTVNGYVLPRELRETPGVRALVEMTALLVSVDNDILSHHKESTSGTREANLLDVLGRTGHTTPGEAVAQAVALRNEIMRQFVRVAERVRTPAAVPELYRFTTGLARWIRANLDFSLTTTRYTGPVTERAALSPHEVPPLSGQGPAPARSDVIGWWWRIPEPLPEPGSDGADTPVRKRRAGDRPPTAGRGGAPHHQRTGPPPPVLPGGITASRSSGLQQSTWRREHR, via the coding sequence ATGTCCCTGAACCACAGCGATCTGATGTTCTACTGCCCTGTGGACGATCTTCCGCATCCGGCGGCGTCGGGTGTCAATGACCGTACGCTCGACTGGGCGTCCGGGCAGGGGATACCCACGGCGGACCGGGACGCGGGCCGGCTGCGGGCGATGGCGCCGGGTCTGCTGGCGGCCCGTATCGCCCCGGACGCCCGGGGCCCGGTGCTGGACGCTTTCGCGGACCACCACACCTGGCTCTTCGCCTTCGACGACGAGTACTGCGACAGGGCCGACGGTTCCGGCATCACCGAGTGGGCGAGCTTCCTGGCCCGGCTGCACCGGGTGGTGGAGACCGGCGAGAGCGCGCTGCTGCCGGGCAATCCCTACGGCCTCGCCCTGCGTGACATCGCCTGCCGGCTCTCCACGTACACGACACCGGCCCAGCTCGCCGAATGGCTCGAAGCCCTGCGGTCCTACTTCGCCGCCCTGGTCTGGGAACGCTCCCGCCGCCGCGACGACGACCGGCTCCAGAGCCTCGACGACTATCTGCTGCTCCGCCTCCGCAACGGCGCGATGCACACCAGCATCACCCTCCTGGACACCGTCAACGGCTACGTCCTGCCACGCGAGCTGCGGGAAACACCGGGCGTACGCGCCCTGGTCGAGATGACCGCGCTTCTCGTCTCGGTGGACAACGACATCCTCTCGCACCACAAGGAGTCCACGAGCGGGACCCGGGAGGCCAATCTCCTCGATGTGCTCGGCCGGACGGGGCACACCACCCCCGGGGAAGCCGTAGCCCAGGCCGTCGCCCTGCGCAATGAGATCATGCGTCAATTCGTGCGCGTGGCCGAACGAGTCCGGACCCCCGCCGCCGTCCCGGAGCTGTACCGTTTCACCACGGGTCTCGCCCGCTGGATACGGGCCAACCTGGACTTCAGCCTCACCACCACCCGCTACACCGGTCCGGTCACCGAACGCGCCGCCCTCAGCCCGCATGAGGTTCCTCCCCTGTCGGGGCAGGGGCCCGCCCCCGCCCGGTCGGACGTGATCGGCTGGTGGTGGCGGATACCGGAGCCCCTCCCCGAGCCGGGCTCCGATGGCGCTGACACGCCGGTGAGGAAACGCCGTGCCGGGGATCGCCCACCCACGGCAGGCAGGGGCGGCGCTCCCCACCACCAGCGGACGGGGCCACCGCCACCCGTTCTCCCGGGCGGAATCACGGCCAGTCGGTCATCCGGGTTGCAGCAGTCGACATGGAGGCGTGAGCACCGGTGA
- a CDS encoding class I SAM-dependent methyltransferase codes for MTAAGDDGIGTPTSARSGYGAGLFDHRRRLEVQRLRALEAYNDPATQSVILARGVQPGWRCLELGGGAGSIARWLAAHSAPGEVVVTDLDTRLLPRGIPNLTVLRHDVVHDDFPAASFDLVHARALLEHLPKPTDVLAKMVRWTAPGGWVCVDDLISIRPPGGPRDAHQRCWNALVTLAEGTMRIDQHWAATLPRLFAAQGLTDIGVHCTPGLVGGSGNATEFIRIALEQLGTTLVERCLITDRDLAEGRDLLADPHYSDLVTITFSAWGRRPST; via the coding sequence GTGACGGCCGCAGGAGACGACGGCATAGGCACCCCCACCAGCGCCCGCAGCGGGTACGGCGCGGGACTCTTCGACCACCGTCGCCGCCTGGAGGTACAGCGGCTGCGTGCCCTGGAGGCATACAACGACCCCGCGACCCAGTCGGTCATCCTGGCCCGGGGTGTCCAGCCGGGCTGGCGCTGCCTCGAACTCGGCGGCGGAGCAGGGTCCATCGCCCGCTGGCTCGCCGCACACAGCGCCCCCGGAGAGGTCGTCGTCACCGACCTCGACACCCGGCTGCTGCCCCGCGGCATACCCAACCTCACCGTCCTGCGCCACGACGTGGTCCACGACGACTTCCCCGCGGCCTCCTTCGACCTCGTCCACGCCCGCGCCCTGCTCGAACACCTGCCCAAACCCACGGATGTTCTCGCCAAAATGGTCCGCTGGACCGCCCCCGGAGGCTGGGTGTGCGTGGACGACCTGATCTCCATACGCCCGCCCGGCGGCCCGCGCGACGCCCATCAGCGCTGCTGGAACGCGCTCGTCACCCTCGCGGAGGGCACCATGCGGATCGACCAGCACTGGGCCGCCACCCTGCCGCGGCTGTTCGCCGCCCAGGGCCTGACCGACATCGGCGTCCACTGCACCCCCGGCCTGGTGGGAGGGAGCGGCAACGCCACCGAGTTCATCCGGATCGCGCTCGAACAGCTCGGAACGACCCTGGTCGAACGGTGCCTCATCACCGACCGTGACCTCGCCGAAGGCCGTGACCTGCTGGCGGACCCGCACTACAGCGACCTGGTCACCATCACCTTCTCCGCCTGGGGCCGACGCCCCAGTACGTAG
- a CDS encoding prenyltransferase/squalene oxidase repeat-containing protein: MRPDLIVRRDLLAGRVLNRIGPGGLIHAPGTSRVLESALLLALLTNEDLLPEQAELTRRYLKNTLAHDPPDPLQHCFAQAALGDTVAADQAVEAALSPFRHFSSERKMLTFRTLLHEVAGSTAARHRLPPDTYEVGDQQVWLSMQMCALKAMTAPEEATDADWTRLAPALRPGPAWQANHLARLIALFALRKHPAHRPAVRGTLVRIAAEQLPGGGVPFVTGLDVFATAVAGLALARVRPRDPRLTAMADALAAHQNPDGGLGFTTGVTQSDIDDTSYTLEFLRAVTPGRHGEAITRAERYLLDQQNTDGGFPSFVRGTPSEIAMTAGAVNALAPSHRRAAERGVAFLVAAGPVEERSWSRNATNAAFRTTLACGTLTGDAPASLRSAARNTQRRCRARLAETQETDGGWGHEPGGPSDPISTAYAVIALSGAPGHTAVLGRALAYLLDRQQDDGGFSSRPDQAGPRPLLHDIPALADVNVLLGLSFV, translated from the coding sequence ATGCGTCCCGACCTGATCGTCCGCCGTGACCTGCTCGCCGGCCGCGTTCTGAACCGGATCGGCCCCGGCGGGCTGATCCACGCCCCCGGTACCAGCCGGGTGCTGGAGTCCGCCCTGCTGCTGGCCCTGCTCACCAACGAAGACCTCCTGCCCGAGCAGGCGGAACTGACCCGCCGCTACCTCAAGAACACGCTCGCCCACGATCCGCCGGACCCGCTCCAGCACTGTTTCGCGCAGGCAGCGCTCGGTGACACCGTCGCCGCCGACCAGGCCGTCGAAGCCGCCCTCTCGCCGTTCCGGCACTTCAGCTCGGAACGCAAGATGCTGACCTTCCGGACCCTGCTGCACGAAGTGGCCGGTTCCACGGCAGCCCGGCACCGCCTGCCGCCCGACACCTACGAGGTCGGCGACCAGCAGGTGTGGCTCTCGATGCAGATGTGCGCCCTCAAGGCGATGACCGCCCCCGAAGAGGCCACCGACGCCGACTGGACGCGGCTCGCACCGGCGCTCCGGCCGGGCCCGGCATGGCAGGCCAACCACCTGGCCCGGCTGATCGCTCTGTTCGCGCTGCGCAAGCACCCCGCGCACCGGCCGGCCGTCCGCGGCACGCTGGTCCGGATAGCGGCCGAGCAGCTTCCCGGTGGCGGAGTTCCGTTCGTCACCGGTCTGGACGTCTTCGCCACCGCCGTCGCCGGGCTGGCCCTGGCCCGCGTCCGCCCCCGCGATCCGCGGCTGACGGCGATGGCGGACGCCCTCGCGGCCCACCAGAACCCGGACGGCGGGCTGGGCTTCACCACCGGTGTGACCCAGAGCGACATCGACGACACCTCGTACACGCTGGAGTTCCTGCGGGCCGTCACACCCGGACGGCACGGGGAGGCCATCACGCGTGCCGAGCGGTACCTGCTGGACCAGCAGAACACCGACGGCGGGTTCCCCAGCTTCGTCCGGGGCACCCCGTCCGAGATCGCCATGACCGCGGGCGCCGTCAACGCCCTCGCCCCGAGCCACCGCCGGGCCGCCGAGCGCGGTGTGGCCTTCCTCGTGGCCGCAGGCCCCGTCGAGGAGCGCAGCTGGAGCCGGAACGCCACCAACGCCGCCTTCCGGACCACGCTCGCCTGCGGCACGCTCACCGGGGACGCGCCCGCCTCGCTGCGGTCGGCGGCCCGGAACACCCAGCGCCGCTGCCGCGCGCGTCTCGCCGAGACTCAGGAGACGGACGGGGGCTGGGGCCACGAGCCCGGCGGTCCGAGTGACCCGATCAGCACCGCGTACGCCGTCATCGCCCTGAGTGGCGCCCCCGGGCACACCGCCGTCCTCGGCCGGGCCCTCGCGTATCTGCTCGACCGTCAGCAGGACGACGGCGGCTTCAGCAGCCGCCCCGACCAGGCGGGCCCCCGGCCGCTCCTGCACGACATCCCGGCGCTCGCGGACGTCAACGTCCTGCTGGGGCTCAGCTTCGTGTGA
- a CDS encoding NUDIX domain-containing protein, which translates to MGIPAELVDFVDADDRPVSRGPRGRAQRAGLHYRVAATVLTAGPDRVLVYRRPAGARVFPGHHDVLVGGSVRAGESYLVAARRELAEEFGVRPELREVLRLPQPSPIGPCHLAVHLADIGELTGLLRPDRTEIDHCQLLSLARLLNDPPRPFVPTGVDVLHRLFA; encoded by the coding sequence ATGGGGATACCTGCGGAACTGGTCGACTTCGTCGACGCCGACGACCGTCCCGTCAGCCGTGGACCACGCGGCCGGGCCCAGCGGGCCGGTCTGCACTACCGGGTCGCCGCCACCGTTCTGACCGCGGGCCCGGACCGGGTCCTGGTCTATCGCCGTCCCGCTGGCGCGCGGGTGTTCCCCGGTCACCACGATGTCCTTGTCGGTGGTTCGGTCCGGGCCGGTGAGAGCTATCTGGTGGCCGCCCGGCGGGAGTTGGCGGAGGAGTTCGGTGTCCGCCCGGAGCTGCGTGAGGTGTTGCGGCTCCCGCAGCCGTCCCCCATCGGCCCCTGTCATCTCGCCGTGCACCTGGCCGACATCGGCGAGCTGACCGGTCTGCTGCGCCCTGACCGCACCGAGATCGACCACTGCCAACTGCTGTCCCTCGCACGGCTGCTCAACGACCCGCCCCGGCCGTTCGTCCCCACCGGGGTCGACGTCCTGCACCGGCTGTTCGCCTGA
- a CDS encoding cytochrome P450 — MDSARSGTIPELAPDAFLRWRESGAETVDLLAQARRLGPVSAFRIGERPVVLATGPQAVQEVLARCPERYVKRSHRARVLLGDGLLAAAGEQWRRQRRVLQPHFTGRAVHHYEQLMHDCAEETARRWAATAARKTPRRLDADLQHYSLDVIWRAATGRPLDDATHRALRVASDVLAALPALAPANSPQPDLTAQVDEVDAIVEPLIAAARTDPAPGLLRVLFDSADQQPLYTDRLIRDELVTLLTAGYETTATTLGWLFLLLHQHPEQRTWALAAGPAGSPARTEAIRALVSETLRLYPTAWLLPRYAAEDGTLGGHRVLAGTTILICPYLTHRDPDIWPEPDRFLPQRFLDPHRRTPPGAYYPFGIGPRACLGAQFAVREITILLERLLPAFTAAFPDIPGQRFGVTIQPDRELTATITTTT, encoded by the coding sequence GTGGATTCTGCACGGTCCGGGACGATTCCCGAACTGGCTCCGGATGCCTTCCTCCGCTGGCGGGAGAGCGGTGCGGAGACGGTCGACCTCCTCGCGCAGGCGCGCCGGCTCGGTCCGGTCAGCGCCTTCCGGATCGGTGAACGCCCCGTGGTGCTGGCCACCGGACCGCAGGCCGTCCAAGAGGTCCTCGCCCGGTGCCCCGAGCGGTATGTCAAACGTTCCCACCGGGCCCGTGTCCTGCTCGGAGACGGGCTGCTGGCCGCGGCCGGAGAACAGTGGCGCCGACAACGACGCGTCCTCCAGCCCCACTTCACCGGACGGGCCGTCCACCACTACGAGCAGCTGATGCACGACTGCGCCGAGGAGACCGCACGGCGCTGGGCCGCCACCGCGGCCCGCAAAACCCCCCGCCGCCTCGACGCCGACCTCCAGCACTACTCCCTCGACGTCATCTGGCGCGCGGCGACCGGCCGCCCGCTCGACGACGCCACCCACCGGGCCCTGCGGGTCGCCAGTGACGTGCTCGCCGCCCTGCCCGCCCTGGCCCCGGCAAACTCCCCGCAACCCGACCTCACCGCCCAGGTCGACGAGGTCGACGCCATCGTCGAACCACTCATCGCCGCCGCCCGCACCGACCCCGCTCCCGGCCTGCTGCGCGTCCTGTTCGACAGCGCCGACCAGCAGCCCCTGTACACCGACCGGCTGATCCGCGACGAACTCGTCACCCTCCTCACCGCCGGCTACGAGACCACAGCCACCACCCTCGGCTGGCTGTTCCTCCTGCTGCACCAGCACCCCGAACAGCGCACCTGGGCCCTGGCAGCAGGCCCCGCCGGCTCACCCGCCCGGACCGAAGCCATACGGGCCCTGGTCAGCGAGACACTGCGGCTCTACCCGACAGCCTGGCTCCTGCCCCGCTACGCCGCCGAGGACGGCACCCTCGGCGGCCACCGGGTCCTGGCCGGCACCACGATCCTCATCTGCCCCTATCTGACCCACCGCGACCCGGACATCTGGCCGGAGCCCGACCGCTTCCTGCCCCAGCGGTTCCTCGACCCCCACCGCCGCACACCGCCCGGCGCGTACTACCCGTTCGGCATCGGCCCCCGCGCCTGCCTGGGCGCACAGTTCGCCGTCCGGGAGATCACCATCCTGCTGGAACGACTCCTGCCCGCCTTCACCGCCGCCTTCCCCGACATACCCGGACAGCGCTTCGGCGTGACCATCCAGCCCGACCGGGAACTGACAGCCACCATCACCACCACAACCTGA
- a CDS encoding beta/gamma crystallin domain-containing protein produces the protein MFQRIRWASLAAAGASLALLLGTAGTADASPNAVRVAVLYEHHNFEGESVALYADTCRGNPVPQYQNAPEGWNDRVTSMQIFVSCDIVIHEHGFQSGRSARLKSGSYANLGNSHGFNDTISSFSFLRPWAGVAPGRAPAG, from the coding sequence GTGTTCCAGCGGATCAGATGGGCGAGTCTGGCGGCGGCGGGGGCGAGTCTCGCCCTTCTCCTCGGGACGGCCGGCACCGCCGACGCGTCCCCGAACGCGGTCCGGGTCGCGGTCCTGTACGAGCACCACAACTTCGAGGGTGAGTCCGTGGCCCTCTACGCCGACACCTGCCGGGGCAACCCCGTCCCCCAGTACCAGAACGCGCCGGAGGGGTGGAACGACCGGGTCACCTCGATGCAGATCTTCGTGAGCTGCGACATCGTCATCCATGAGCACGGCTTCCAGAGCGGCAGATCGGCCAGGCTGAAATCGGGCTCCTATGCGAATCTGGGCAATTCCCATGGGTTCAACGACACGATCAGTTCCTTCAGTTTCCTGCGGCCGTGGGCAGGTGTGGCCCCCGGCCGGGCTCCGGCGGGCTGA